A region of Trichoplusia ni isolate ovarian cell line Hi5 chromosome 21, tn1, whole genome shotgun sequence DNA encodes the following proteins:
- the LOC113504139 gene encoding IQ and AAA domain-containing protein 1-like: protein MSNKDYFESWLKLKEQFKAALAEDERIQELAVNFIGIKPQATAVEIVARVYSKYCELYNKLCDCYDQMEQVQRRPYIRKIIDAITCRIIELKKTLEEIEVFEYTYPDNAFQQMLIQPYDVEIMCPFFYPFEIRRAEMQYIMDQIFSGNRIGDPTPTPSEIERIEEERQQEEQRIQEQKDAEIRRKMAFGEDPHVFENTVVLTPAELEEKRLTDEYNKHIFNIQKMERSRLVLREKKHKAFKDENLYLELAGLKKPPKEESLRNKSAELIKKILKRFMEIKRVNLRETKLREKLGMVITSWQQPSAKVQLEKVKEARRNFRRTYYEQWIQQNIKEKARVLRLREGDIMDDITDEIRQWFTEWFREVRVFDEFPFAEEGGSILIVRGETFTIDEFIQWRTDEEKRLKAGGGQPPSKEQIKAEKQFQREEKRRLAAEAKDREKKRLNEYKKSRMHPDNDPGIYIMIGHNQAALKWSWQDYEMLWREIDVPDAGLDAIKGHIMRLITENAYKEIQIELRPIVDEIMRLELDILKNALKSDYQSFGMKVPQTKKRKKPKKPKPPKPEKVNPKVMFQLLADHGIVRKYPRTLLEDYWGDRNYAASDCRAVLWTPKFPPPCIGDLKEQIRIRCILTLGATCHGINRSQLFVGPKGAGKKTLIYAIATETNALLIDLSPLNVYNKFLGGKNTRTMFSFVNKISRLMQPTVILVDQADKLFYKRVPKEEKMFDPTRFSKDLYKEIIKPIGMNDKILVLGTATEPWLSKTSAMHKAFPSTIMIPRTDYGSISYILTKMLMKYHGVNRDFNVHSIAQALRGYDIHTIREVVESLMKGKRLAELYYKPLEPMEILQGVLKCDDAVYTDTTDTEMFNAWYMSYSPWGPKYVEYMLMLESQYLYKLKADKKNKKAAA, encoded by the coding sequence ATGTCTAACAAAGATTATTTTGAAAGCTGGCTTAAACTGAAGGAGCAATTTAAAGCTGCTCTCGCAGAAGATGAGCGTATACAGGAACTTGCGGTCAACTTCATAGGAATAAAACCCCAAGCGACTGCTGTCGAAATAGTTGCAAGAGTTTACAGTAAGTACTGTGAGCTATATAATAAACTATGCGATTGTTACGATCAAATGGAACAAGTTCAAAGAAGACCATACATAAGGAAAATAATAGATGCTATAACTTGCcgaattattgaattaaaaaagactTTAGAAGAAATAGAGGTTTTCGAATACACTTATCCAGATAATGCTTTTCAACAAATGCTGATACAACCTTACGACGTTGAAATAATGTGCCCCTTTTTTTATCCATTCGAAATCCGACGAGCAGAAATGCAGTACATTATGGATCAAATATTCTCCGGCAACAGGATAGGCGATCCAACACCAACTCCTTCCGAAATTGAGCGGATTGAAGAGGAACGACAACAAGAAGAACAAAGAATCCAAGAACAAAAGGATGCGGAGATCAGAAGAAAAATGGCATTTGGAGAAGACCCACACGTTTTTGAAAATACAGTTGTTCTAACTCCTGCAGAGCTTGAGGAAAAAAGACTAACCGACGAATACAATAAgcatatatttaatattcaaaaaatgGAAAGATCGCGATTAGTCTTAAGAGAGAAGAAACACAAGGCTTTCAAGGATGAAAACTTATATCTGGAATTAGCAGGTTTGAAAAAGCCACCGAAAGAAGAATCTCTTAGAAATAAATCTGCcgaattgattaaaaaaattctCAAAAGGTTCATGGAGATAAAAAGGGTGAATTTACGCGAGACAAAACTCAGGGAGAAACTTGGCATGGTGATAACTTCATGGCAACAACCTTCGGCAAAGGTTCAGTTAGAAAAAGTGAAAGAAGCAAGAAGGAACTTTCGACGAACATATTATGAACAATGgatacaacaaaatattaaagaaaaagctCGAGTTTTAAGGTTACGAGAGGGTGACATAATGGATGACATAACAGATGAAATAAGGCAATGGTTTACAGAATGGTTTAGAGAAGTTCGCGTTTTTGATGAGTTTCCTTTTGCAGAAGAAGGTGGTTCAATTTTAATAGTAAGAGGAGAAACGTTCACTATCGATGAATTTATTCAGTGGCGTACTGATGAGGAAAAACGATTAAAAGCTGGAGGAGGCCAACCTCCATCCAAGGAACAAATCAAAGCCGAAAAACAATTTCAACGAGAAGAAAAGAGGCGTTTAGCAGCCGAAGCTAAAGATAGGGAAAAGAAAAGGttaaacgaatataaaaaatctCGGATGCATCCAGACAATGACCCTGGCATCTATATAATGATAGGTCACAATCAAGCGGCCTTAAAATGGTCTTGGCAAGACTACGAAATGCTTTGGAGAGAAATTGATGTACCCGATGCGGGTTTAGATGCAATAAAGGGTCATATTATGCGACTCATTACTGAAAATGcatataaagaaatacaaattgaaCTGCGACCTATTGTTGATGAAATTATGAGACTGgagttagatattttaaaaaatgcgCTTAAATCAGACTACCAAAGCTTTGGtatgaaggtaccacaaactaagaaaagaaaaaaacctaaaaaaccaAAACCACCAAAACCTGAAAAGGTCAATCCTAAAGTTATGTTCCAACTCTTAGCGGATCACGGTATTGTAAGAAAATATCCCCGAACTTTGCTTGAAGACTACTGGGGCGATAGGAACTATGCGGCTTCCGATTGCAGAGCTGTTCTGTGGACACCAAAGTTCCCACCGCCGTGCATTGGTGATTTGAAGGAACAAATACGAATTCGGTGCATTTTGACACTAGGTGCTACTTGCCATGGTATAAACAGATCGCAACTATTTGTGGGTCCCAAGGGAGCTggcaaaaaaacattaatttacgcTATTGCAACCGAAACGAACGCTCTACTTATTGATTTATCACCGCTTaatgtttacaataaatttctCGGTGGCAAAAATACTCGTAcaatgttttcatttgttaacAAGATAAGTCGATTAATGCAGCCGACGGTAATACTTGTGGATCAAGCAGACAAGCTGTTTTACAAAAGGGTGCCCAAAGAGGAAAAGATGTTTGACCCGACACGTTTTAGTAAGGACctatataaagaaataataaaaccaattgGTATGAacgataaaatattagttttaggTACAGCGACAGAACCATGGCTGTCAAAAACTTCTGCCATGCACAAAGCATTTCCATCGACAATCATGATTCCGAGAACGGACTACGGTAGTATTTCTTATATACTtactaaaatgttaatgaaatatcaCGGAGTTAACCGAGATTTTAACGTCCATTCTATAGCTCAGGCTTTAAGGGGCTATGACATACACACTATACGCGAGGTCGTTGAGAGTTTGATGAAAGGCAAGCGGTTGGCGGAATTGTACTATAAACCTCTGGAACCTATGGAAATATTACAAGGTGTACTGAAATGTGATGACGCTGTGTACACAGATACGACTGATACCGAAATGTTTAATGCCTGGTACATGTCGTACAGTCCTTGGGGTCCCAAGTACGTGGAATACATGCTTATGCTAGAGTCGCAATACTTGTACAAACTAAaagcagataaaaaaaataaaaaggcagcagcataa